TGATTGCATGCGAGCATCACCACAAACCGCCCTGAGACGTGCGACGGAAAGGTTAATTATCACCGGTAATAATTCCCATCAAGGGCCTTCAAGGAGGTCACTCCTTGGATAGATTTGACAAGATACTCGAGAAGGACATAGAGGGCTATGAGGGAAAGCACAGCGATCTCGTGAGATACGCCCCTGCGTTTTACAGGCTCATGAGCCGCATGCTCGGGGATCCGGAGCTGCCCAGGCGCATGTGGAAGCTGGTCATAGCTGCGATAGCATATTTCATACTGCCATCCGATATCATCCCTGAGGAATCGCAGGGGGCAGTTGGATACGTGGACGACATATTCCTGTGCGCCATGGTCGCTGATCAGGTGCGCACCACCACAGGATCTGATGAGATACTCCTGAGGAACTGGGACGGCGATGAATCTGTAATCCCGCTCATTCGCGATATACTTGGCAGGGAGAAGGAGCTGATAGGCGACAAGAAGGATGCCCTCATGAGCTACATCGGCTATGAGGAGCTGATAAACGCCAGTCAATGAGCTTTCTCTGAACTTGGGCGCAGTCCTTCCTTTCGCTCTCATTTGCTCAGCAACTTGGAGTTCGGGGAGCAGTTGCTGGTAGCACTCATCTGCTCATCAGGAGTGCGTTGCAGGGTCAATGCACCTGCGAAGTTGCCGATAGGAGCGCTCCTATACAGCTTTGCATCGTGAGGTTGGTGATTTGGGAAGCAAATCGGCAACATGCAGCCGATAAAGTATAAATTTTAAATAAAAATTATTGGTCATCGGTTAAAGATTTTATGTAGATATATTGATCATGAAATTTGACAAATTGAGCTCGCGCCAGATTGGAGAGTTTGATTCAAATCGACCGCCTGTGGACTTGAGTCCTGATAGCAGTACTGAGGCGAGATAAGACCATTAAGTCCAATTCTACACATGTCGATCTTAACCGATGTGTTTGCTCGATATCGTGAGCTTGCTTGAGTTACTGCTCAAGTGAAGCCGCTCTGGCGCAGCCGTTTATCCAGAAATCCGCCAAGAGGGCAATTTACCTCAACGTATTGAGCATATTCTAACCGATGACGCATGGAATACTTCTGCATGAAGACCGGATATCCCCATGCGAGGCAGGCGGTCCTATGAATATCTGAGCGTATCGACCTACTTCAGGGCCAGCGTCTCTCTCCCAACTTTAAGCATTGCCTCCCTTCCGGCGAGGAGCTCGACGAGCTTCAGGGCGAAGTCCATGGCTGTGCCCGGTCCCTGGCTTGTGACAATCTTATCATCAACGACCACGCGTTCGTCCATGTACCGCGCACACGCAGCCACCTCTTCTTTTCCAGCTGGATGGACTGTGGCCATCCGGCCGTCCAGAACCCCCGCCTTCACGAGGACAGACGGTGCGCCGCATATCGCAGCCACGTACTTGCCGGCTGCAGACATTTTCCGGACAGCGTCGAGAACACGTTCATCTTTGCCCAGGTTGATGAACCCAGGATTCCCTCCAGGGAGCACTATCGCATCCGCACTCTTCAGGTCCACCCGGTCGAAGGTGGTGTCCGGAATAACCCTCACACCATGTGAGCCCTGGATTGTACCCTCCCTGAGGCCGGCGATCTCCACATCGATTCCAGCGCGCCTGAGGATGTCAACCACTGTCACAAACTCGATCTCCTCAAAGCCCTCCGCAAGCGGCACCACAACCTTCATGACAGAACCTCCAGACAGAATCTCCAGATCGAATATGACGGCAGAGCAAATATATTTGATGATGCCCGTTGCTCTCCGGATTGCTGTGCTGGATAAGTCCCTCGAATCGTCATGCAACATGCCACTGAAATTTGTAGCGGAAAAGCCCAGAATCGATACGCTCTTATCCATCTGATAACTTGCCCAAAGAGGCACCGGTCCTGCTATGCGCTGTTGGCGAGGGAATGGGCACATTCAGCAACCGGCCTGCATGTGCTTCAGGTTGCTGAATACATAGGAGCGTCCTCAAGTATATGTGATATCGAAGAGTTTGTGTGGTGCTGTGTGGATAGCTATCGATTTCTGACAGGCCGCAGCGATCCGATCCCGCGGCCAGAATCTGGCGTGCGTCGGAGCAAATCTGCAGCGGCTCTTAGATCTCTCTGATCCAGGTGCATGCCCAGCAGCATCTTCGCGAATTTCCTCTGTGAACATGCATGCTGCCCGCCTGAAACAAAGCAAAATTATTTTCCATGAATCAGCGTATGCCTGTTTCATAGAAAACTATTTATAGTACTTCAAAACTAGTACATACCGAGGTGAAAAGAATGTGGAGGAGAAGGTATCCGTCGATCTTTGATATCTTCGAGAGCTTCATGAGAGGATTCCCGTTCGAGCGAAAGGAGCGCTTTGAGGAGGACTGGTTCCTGTCCCCCTTCGAGGAGATGATAAAGAGGTTCGAGACCGAGATGCCGAAAGAGTTCAGGGAGCTCGTCAGAGAGGAGGAGACTCCTGAGGGCAAGGTGAGAAGGTACGGGCCGTTTGTGTACGGCTTCAGCTACGTGGTCGAGCCAGGGAAGGAGCCGATCTTCAGGGAGTTCGGCAACATCAGGCCCTCATATCGCGGCATCGAGGCCAGCATAGGTCGCGAGCCTCTTGTCGATATAATGGAGGAGAAGGACAGCTACAAGATCTTCGTGGAGCTGCCGGGTGTGGACAAGTCCAATGTCAAGCTCGATGTCGCCGAGGACAGCGTCGAGATCAGGACGGATGACGAGAAGAGGTTCTACAAGATGATCCAGCTGGAGCGCCCTGTCGATCCGGACAGCGCAAAGGCCACCTACAACAACGGCGTGCTCACCCTGACGCTCGAGAAGAAGGAGAAGCGGAAGGGCAAGGAGGTCAAGATCGAGTAGATATTAAAATTATATTTTTTATCATATCTTACGAGTTAGATTCCTCTTAGGACGTCGCTGCATCAGGCTCATCTCCATGAATTATCGAGATCTGGCCTGAACCGGTTTCTCTCGACCGTTGGAGGTCTATTTTCCGTCAGTCTCTACCCATCCGATAATTCAAATGGATGCGCCGGTTTTTATATGCTTGGCGAGCTGGGGGATGTTGCTGAACGCATCATCGCCGGATCACGTGGCCAGATCAGTACCCACTGGAGCGAGCCATCAGCTGGATAAGAGCGGGCTGTTTTGTGCGTGAATCAATAAATTCAGCGCCACTTGTAAGCCTCCCCCTTCACATGTACTCGCTCTGTATCCTCACGACCTCAGCGCTGTCCCTTGCAGCTGCGTACTCCTCGAGAGGCTCCCTGTTGAGCTCGAGGAATGTGTGCCCCCAGGAGAACTTCGAGAGCACAAGCTCTGCCTGCTCCCTCTCTCCCAGAATGAAAAGTGCAGCCGCAAGTGCCTCCGCAGTTGATAACCTGAAGGGCCTGCCGAAGTTCACAGGGTTTGCAGCAAGGAGAAACGGCAGGGCTCTTGTGTTTGCACGAATCCTCTCGAAGACGCTCTCGGCCTCCGCCCAGCTGCAGTCAAGGGCTGCAAGTCCTTTTCCTGCAGATCTGTCTTCCGGAGACAGCGCTCGCTCAGAAAACGGGCTTAGAACCAGGTACCCTCTGAGATCGGTGATCCTGTGTGTCAGTCTTGCAATCCCGAAGCGCGCCAGCTTTCTTCCCGTGCATTTCTTCGGATCGCACTGGTTTGCGTGGTATACCAGGAGATGCATCTCATCAGAGTGTAACCGATAATCCTATTAACGTTGTGTTCAACCCTCCGTACATCCCTGCAAGGGAGAAGTATCAGGAGCTATCCCGATGAGCGAGATCTCCAAGGAGTACAACTTCAAAGAGGTAGAGGAGAAGTGGATTGAGAGGTGGGATCCCTCCGTCTATTACTTCGACTGGGGATCGGAGAAGCCGCAGTACATAATCGATACACCCCCACCCTATCCCACTGGGAACTTCCATATTGGGAACGCCCTCAACTGGTGCTACATCGACTTCGTGGCCAGGTACAAGCGCATGCGCGGCTACAATGTCATGTTTCCCCAGGGATGGGACTGTCACGGTCTCCCAACAGAGGTGAAGGTGGAGGAGACGTATCACATAACCAAGAATCAGGTCCCAAGGGAGGAGTTCCGCAGGCTCTGCGAGGAGATGACCGCTCAGGCGATAGAGAGGATGCGACGCACGATAACACGTCTCGGCATCTCAACCGACTGGTCGAACGAGTACATCACGATGAAGCCTGAGTACTATGTGAAGACGCAGCGATCATTTGTGCAGATGTATGAGAAGGGGATGATATACAGAGAGGATCACCCTGTCAACTGGTGCCCGAGGTGTGCCACAGCCATAGCATTTGCAGAGGTTGAGTACGATACCAGAATGACAACGCTGAACTACATGCGCTTCGAATCTGATTATGGATCTCTGGAGATCGCCACAACGAGACCTGAGCTTCTGCCTGCATGTGTCGCTGTCGCGGTCAATCCAAATGATGAGAGGCATATCAGATTCGTCGGAAAGAGCGTTAGGGTCCCTCTATTCGATTACGAGGTCCCTGTCCTCTCGGATCCTGCAGTCGATCCTTCATTCGGCACCGGCGTGGTCATGATCTGCACATTCGGCGACAAGCAGGATGTTCGCTGGTGGGTCGAGCACAAACTCCCGCTCAGGCAGGCCATAGATAGAGATGGGAGGCTGACCGAGATCGCCGGGAAGTTCAGGGGCATGGGCATCACCGATGCGAAGAAGGCGATAGTGGAGGAGATGCTCTCCAGGGGTATAATCTACAGGCAGGAGCCTCTGGAGCAGAACGTGGGCCTCTGCTGGAGATGCAAGACGCCGATAGAGATTCTCTCTGAAAGACAGTGGTTCGTGCGCATATATCCAGATGTGATAATCAGAACTGCTGACGAGATCAAGTGGGTGCCGGAGCACATGAAGCTCAGGCTGAAGAACTGGACTGGAACCATGGAGTGGGACTGGTGCATCTCAAGGCAGAGGGTCTTCGCAACGCCGATACCTGCCTGGTACTGCAGGAGATGCGGGGAGGTCATGGTCGCGAAGGAGGAGTGGCTGCCGCTTGATCCCACAAAGACGCAGCCTCCGGTGAGCTGCAGCTGCGGATCGAACGAGTTCGAGCCTGAGGAGGACGTTCTGGACACCTGGATGGACAGCTCCATATCAGCTCTCCACGTCACGGGCTGGCTGAACCGCGAGGATCCGAGGTATCCAGCACAGCTCCGGCCGCAGGGTCATGATATAATCAGGACGTGGGCATTCTACACAATACTCCGCTCGATGGCGCTCGTCGGTGTGAAGCCCTGGGAGACGATACTGATCAACGGCATGGTCCTCGGCGAGGACGGCAGGAAGATGTCAAAGTCGCTGAACAACTTCGTCATCCCTGAGGAGGTCTTCGAGAAGAATGGAGCCGATGCCTTGAGGCAGTGGGCAGCCCTCGGAGGCTCACCTGGCTCAGACGTGATGTTCCAGTGGAAGGAGATCGTTGCCGCTGGCAGGTTCCAGCAGAAGCTATGGTCGATCTACAGGTTTGCGGCCCCGTTCGCTTCTGATACAGATGCGCCTCTCTCCCAGATCGACCGCTGGCTTCTCGGCGAGCTCGGTGCGCTCGTCTCAAGGGTGACAGATGCGATGGAGGCCTTCCAGTTCGACGAGGCGTTCAGGGCGATACGCGCCTTCACGTGGGAGGTGCTGGCCGACGATTACATAGAGATTGTGAAGTCCAGGTTGTACGGTCCTGACTCCGTGGAGCGGAGGGCTGCACAGGCGACGCTCTACAGAGTGCTGGATGTCCTCTGCAGGCTCATGGCGCCCTTCATACCATTCATCACAGAGGAGATCTACAGCTCGCTCACAGGAAAGAGCGTCCACACCCAGAGCTGGCCTGCCATCGAGAGATACTCATCTCCTGAGGGGGCTCTGATACGGGAGATCGCAGCCGCAATAAGGCGATACAAGGCAGAGAGGGGTCTGGCGCTGAATGCGCCGCTGCCGGGCATAGAGATCTACACAGAGATGGATCTGGAGACGTTTGATCTGAGCGGAGTGGCGAACGCTCCGGTACAGCTCGGGAAAGGGCAGCCTGAGATCGAGAGCAGGGCGGTCGCTGTGAAGCCTGTGATGCGCCTGATAGGTCCGAGGTACAGGGATCACGCGGGGAAGATCATAAAGAAGCTCACGTCCATGGATCCGGCGGATCTTGAGAGGATGCTGGCATCAGGGCCTCTTGAGATCGAGGGGGCAGAGATCACGCCAGAGATGGTCGAGATCGTGAGGGAGACGCTGTCCAGGGGAGAGGCGGTCGATGTTCTCAGGCTCGATAGAGCGACGGTGGTGATAAGGAGGAGCTCTTGATAGAGGTTGAGGCCAAGGCCAGGGCGCCGGAGGATGCAGAGGAGAGGATCCTGCAGATGGGCGGTGTGCTGGAGGGGTTGGAGAACCACACCGACATATACTTCCGCTCCCCAGTTCGCGATTTCGCATCCAGCGACGAGGCGCTGCGAATAAGGATCAAGGATGATGGAGCGTACCTCACATACAAAGGTCCGAAGATGGATCTGAAAACAAAGACGCGGCTGGAGCTGAGCGTCAGGGTGGATGATGCAGCCACCGCCGAGAAACTGCTCGAGTCTCTGGGATTTTCCAGATTCGCTGTTCTCAGAAAGAGAAGAGCGAAGTACAGGCTGGGCGATGCGATCGTGGCTATTGACGATGTCGATGGGCTTGGAAGATTTGTGGAGGCGGAGATAGCGGTGGACCATGACAACCCCACAGACAGGGCGCGTGTGCTCGAGATAATCTCCAGCGTTGGCATGGGCAGGCCGATCAGACTATCGTACCTGGAGCTTATCGAGATCGCGCGGTCGAGTGCTGCAGCTTCTGGCAACCTTGGAGAAAGCCCTCCTGCAGAGTCGGAACCATAGCAGCTAATGCCGTATCATTGAGTTCGGATGCATTCTGTGAATGACGCCATGTCAGAGCATACTGGTTCCTGACATGGGCCACTGATTCGACCCTGCGATCCTTTCCTGAGCGATCGCAAATTTAATACTCATCCTCTTACCTCCAGACCAGCATGTTCAAGATCGGTTTTATAAAGCTCGGAAATATCGCGTCTTCTCTTGTTGTTGATCTCGCGCTGGACGAGATCGCGGAGCGGACGGAGATCGAGTCCAAGGTTGTATCACATGGACCGAAGATGTCCAGGAGCGAGGGCGAGCGGCTGGCAGAGGAGATGCGCGCCTGGTGTCCCCAGCTCGCTGTCGTCGTCAGCCCGAACGCTGCGACGCCCGGGCCCACTGCTGCAAGGAACATGCTGAAGGGAATTCCGCTCATAGTCGTATCTGACGGACCCACCAAGAAGGAGTCAAGGGATGCGATGGAGGCAGAGGGCTTCGGCTACATCATCCTCCCGATGGATCCGCTCATAGGGGCGAAGCGCGAGTTTCTGGATCCGGCTGAGATGGCGATATTCAATGCAGACGCGCTCAAGGTGCTCAGCATATGCGGCGCTGTCAGGCTTGTGCAGGAGGAGATCGACAGGGCGATCGCATCTGTGGCCGCTGGATCTCCGCAGCTTCCACACATACTCGCCACACCGGAGCTCTGCGCAGAGCGCATGGACTTCGCAAATCCATATGCCAGAGCGAAGGCGATCGCTGCGCTCTACATGGCCCAGACGGCTGCGTCCATCGATGCGCAGGCCTGCTTCAGGCTCAAGGAGCTCGAGGCGATCGCCCTCGCTGCAGCCGCAGGGCATGAGGTCATTCGAGCAGCTGCAAGGCTCGCGGACGAGGCGAGAGAGCTGGAGAAGTCCGGGGACACTGTATCTAGAAAGCCCCACGCCCGGTCGGGAGATCTGCTGGTGAAGAGAGGGCTTCTGGAGAAGCCGGCGAAGATCTGATGCGATCCTCTCTAAGGATCGTGCATTTTTTGAGCGGAGACGATAAAGACGATGGCCCATGCGGTCAGACCGCCATTGAGAAGAGATCTGGTGGTCCCACTCCGGCGATCGGCTTTATCTCTTTCCTGAGGTTCTGTAATGCATATGGCGATGAAGCTCCCTCCAGTGAAGGTGCGCAGCGCGTTTGATGTCAGGTGGCTCTGCCACAGGTTTTTCGCTCCCATCTGCCTCGAGGAGAAGAGGCGCGGCGAGCATCTATCTCTCCTCAGAGATCACTGGTCCGGCCGGGAGGAGGAGCAGAGGAAGATCGATCTCGGGGAGAGGGTATCATTCGATATAGCCCTGCCAATACCCGCGCGGGACAGGGGTTTCGCTGAGACGTGTGAGGGGGTGGAGTTCTTCTGGGAGATCTTCAAGTGCAGGAGATGCGGACGGTGCTGCTACACCCCCGGTGCAGGCCTGGTTCTGGAGGAGGGCGATATCCGGAGGATCTCGGGGTTTCTGGGCTCGAAGAAACGTCTCAGATCGATGTGCAGAAAGGGCGAGGATGGGACATGGATACTGAAGCAGCCCTGCCCCTTCTATGACAGGAGTGATGGCTGCAGGATCTACGAGGTCAGGCCGCTGACCTGCAGGCTGTACCCCCTTCATCCACCGCTCAGGGATATGCCGTTCAACCTCGCCGTCGACTCCTTCTGCCCTGCAGCCAGGGAGGTGGCGAAGAAGACACTGGGCTGGTGGGCGATCTGCGAGAAGCACTGGGCTGAGATAGTAAAAGCATCTCAGAAATGATGATGCGGAGCTGCGATCTTTGGAACCATTCCCTGCTGCGGACCACAGCGCTTTGCTTGCGCTCACTGTGCTGATGGGAGCTCCGCATCAGATCATGCCTGTGGCGCGCATGTGATCGATTATCTCAGCGAACCCCTCACCGAAGGGGCGCTCTGCAACGTACATTGCTGCTGATTTGACAGATGGATGCGCATTCCCGACAGCGGCCGGAAAACCTGAGATCTCCATCATCGGTATGTCGCTCGGGCTGTCGCCGATGGCTGCGATGCTTTCAGCTGGAATCCCCAGCCTCTCAGATATTCTTCTGAGTCCCGTGCCCTTTGTTATTCCCCTGTTCTTTATGTGAATGGCAAAACCTGTATCGACAAGATCCACAGGAATGTTCAGGGACTCCAGGTACCTGGAGGCTGCATCCACATCAAAGCCGCGGATGAGCACGAGATCTGTGAGACGGTACCTGGAATCGAACTTTTTTATGCCGAACCTCTCTTTGAGGTGCTCATACGCCTCGTCGCACATTTTCCTGTCGCCGACGATCTCTATTCTGTCGTCCGATGATATCACCCCGCCGTTCTCTGCGACGAAGTGTCTCACCCCGAAGAGCACCGCTGCAGCTCTGGTGAAACAGTGTGTGTTGCCTGTCACGAGTATCACAGGCACCTCAAGCTCCCTGATCACGCTGACAGAGACCGGGCTCAGAACCCGCCTCTCATCTGTGAGTGTGCCGTCGATGTCAACGGCCACCGCCTCAATCAATCCCTGAGACCCTCCATCGTCACGGAGAAGACCGCCTCGCCGTCCGGGAGGTTCGGGGAGTCGACGAGCCTGGCTATGCGCTTGTCACCCTTCGACTTTCTGAGGTAAACCCTGAACGTCGCGGTATGGCCCAGGACGTGACCTCCAACAGGCTTCGTGGGGTCACCGAAAAACGTGTCAGGCTTCGCCATCACCTGGTTCGTGACGAGTATCAGCGCGTTGTTCAGATCCGCGAATCTCATGAGATCGTGGAGATGCTTGTTGAGCTTCTGCTGCCTGTCGGCCAGGGTTCCGCGGCCGACGTACTCGGCCCTGAAATGCGCAGTCACAGAATCGACTATCAGGAGCCTCACAGGGTGTTCGGTCTCCCTGAGGCTTTCTGCAAGCTCCATGGCGCTCTCAGCCAGCAGGATCTGGTGGTTCGAGTTGTAGGCCCTGGCGACATGTATGTTCTTCAGGAAATCCTCAGGCCGCCACTCCCGGTCATCTATCGCCCTGAGCCCCATGACCATCTGCGATATCCTCTCGGGCCTGAATGTGTTCTCTGTGTCTATGATGATCGCCGAACCGTTCAGGCCGCCGAGCTCCGGCGGAAGCTGGACGTTCACCGCGAGCTGATGGGCCACCTGGGTCTTGCCCGAGCCGAACTCGCCGTACAGCTCCACTATCGCCTGAGTCTCCATGCCGCCGCCGAGCAGCTCGTCGAAGTTCCTGCTGCCTGTGGTTATCTTGCCGACGAGCTTCCTGCGCTCCAGAACCTGATCTCCGGTCTCGAACCCTCCGATATCTGCGGCCTCCCTCGCTGCAGCGATTATCTTCGCAGCTGTGGCCTCGCCAACCTCGGCTGCTGCCACAAGCTCCCCGGGTGAGGCGACTGCTACAGCCTCTATTGTTGTAAACCCCGCCTCCCTCAGCTTCTCCGCGGTGGCAGGCCCAACACCAGGTAGATCCTCCAATAGCTTCATCCGATCTCAGTACTCCTTACGGATATAACACGTTTATCCAGGCGGCGCGAAAGTGATCCTGCTCCTCCGGCCGCAGCTGATCTCCAGCTCGCCATTCCAGCCGTTCTTGACCTGTCCGCCCATTATCTCGACCCTGTAACCGAGATCCGCGTTCTCCAGCAAACGGTGGAGATCACCCCAGAGAGAGACCCTCACACGCCCGGTCTCATCTGTGACGTTTATGCTTGTGACATATCCCTTTGTGCCATCCTCCCTCTGAAACTCCCTGAGCTCGCCGATCCCTGTCAGGTATCCGGCTATGTTGCACACCTCCCCCACCCTGAGGTCTGCGATAGGCGTGAAGCGCTCATGGTACTGAACCTCAGAGGAGCTCTTTCTTATCACAGTGTACCTGCTGGTCTGGAGCTCTACGAACCCGTATCTCTCCCGGGAGCTGCAGTTGATAACCTCCAGAACATCCCCCTCCGAAACATCGATGAGAGCATGATCGTTCCAGAGCGTGATGCCGATGCTCCCTGTCTCATCTCCTAGGAGCATGCTCCTGACGAACCCCCTCGAGCCGTCCTTTCTTGTGAACTCCCTCGCCTCACCAGGATCGATGATCTTTGCTATTATGCTGATCTCGCCCATATCAGGCTGTATCTCCGCGATCTTCAGAGGCTCGACCCTGACCTTTATGTCTCTGTCAGCCTCCTGGATGCTGCAACCCCTCCCGATGCTTATCTCGGTTCCAGATCTTCCGAGCCGTGGGAAGCCTCTGACCTTGAGGCACTGGTCGACCCTGATATCCCCCGAGCTTATCAGATCCGTCGCATCATCCCAGAGTGTCACCTTTATCATCCCGGTCTCGTCGCCCATGGTGAGAGATGCGACCTTTCCAGTTGATCCATCCGACCGGCTGAACTCCCTCACCTCAGAGATCTGGATCACCCTGCCGATGAACGTGACCGCTCCGGACTCTGGCCTGATATCCTTTATCCTGGTCAGAATCTCGCCAGCGCCGAGCTCATGTGCGACGAGCATGGCAGCTGTTAGAGGATCGCATAATCCGCCCATGAGGGAGACCTTCTCGTTAACTCTGGCCTCGAAGTCCTCGATGCTTATTCGATCTGAGACCTGCCTGAAGATCTCCTCGAGCTGCTCGTCCATCCGACACCCTCTGCTGAATGCTTCCTCAATGCTCCTTCAGGTACTCTGCGCCGCATCTCTCGACGAAGATCTCGCAAACCTCTGCAGGATCCCCATCCGCGATTATCTCCCCGTTCTCGAAGAGTATCGCGCGGTGGGCGACCTCCTTCACGAGATCCACATGATGGCTGACGATGATTATGGTTGTGCCGTATCTCGCCTGGATCCGCTTCATGGCGTTCGCCACGTCTCTGAGGGTTATAGGATCTATGTCCCCGAAGGGCTCATCCAGTATCAGTATGCTCGGATTTGCAGCCAGCAGTATCGCCAGCGACGCCCTGACGCTCTCTCCACCGCTTAGCTGCTCCGGGTACTTGTCGAGGACAGAGGTGTCCAGGTCCATGATCCTGAAAACCGGCTCTGCAAACCTCCTCGCCTCTGTATCGGGGAACTTCGGGAAGAGCTCCGAGAGGACCTCC
The sequence above is drawn from the Methanothrix sp. genome and encodes:
- a CDS encoding DUF1232 domain-containing protein produces the protein MDRFDKILEKDIEGYEGKHSDLVRYAPAFYRLMSRMLGDPELPRRMWKLVIAAIAYFILPSDIIPEESQGAVGYVDDIFLCAMVADQVRTTTGSDEILLRNWDGDESVIPLIRDILGREKELIGDKKDALMSYIGYEELINASQ
- a CDS encoding DJ-1/PfpI family protein; this translates as MKVVVPLAEGFEEIEFVTVVDILRRAGIDVEIAGLREGTIQGSHGVRVIPDTTFDRVDLKSADAIVLPGGNPGFINLGKDERVLDAVRKMSAAGKYVAAICGAPSVLVKAGVLDGRMATVHPAGKEEVAACARYMDERVVVDDKIVTSQGPGTAMDFALKLVELLAGREAMLKVGRETLALK
- a CDS encoding Hsp20/alpha crystallin family protein, which translates into the protein MWRRRYPSIFDIFESFMRGFPFERKERFEEDWFLSPFEEMIKRFETEMPKEFRELVREEETPEGKVRRYGPFVYGFSYVVEPGKEPIFREFGNIRPSYRGIEASIGREPLVDIMEEKDSYKIFVELPGVDKSNVKLDVAEDSVEIRTDDEKRFYKMIQLERPVDPDSAKATYNNGVLTLTLEKKEKRKGKEVKIE
- a CDS encoding DUF367 family protein — its product is MHLLVYHANQCDPKKCTGRKLARFGIARLTHRITDLRGYLVLSPFSERALSPEDRSAGKGLAALDCSWAEAESVFERIRANTRALPFLLAANPVNFGRPFRLSTAEALAAALFILGEREQAELVLSKFSWGHTFLELNREPLEEYAAARDSAEVVRIQSEYM
- a CDS encoding valine--tRNA ligase, whose product is MSEISKEYNFKEVEEKWIERWDPSVYYFDWGSEKPQYIIDTPPPYPTGNFHIGNALNWCYIDFVARYKRMRGYNVMFPQGWDCHGLPTEVKVEETYHITKNQVPREEFRRLCEEMTAQAIERMRRTITRLGISTDWSNEYITMKPEYYVKTQRSFVQMYEKGMIYREDHPVNWCPRCATAIAFAEVEYDTRMTTLNYMRFESDYGSLEIATTRPELLPACVAVAVNPNDERHIRFVGKSVRVPLFDYEVPVLSDPAVDPSFGTGVVMICTFGDKQDVRWWVEHKLPLRQAIDRDGRLTEIAGKFRGMGITDAKKAIVEEMLSRGIIYRQEPLEQNVGLCWRCKTPIEILSERQWFVRIYPDVIIRTADEIKWVPEHMKLRLKNWTGTMEWDWCISRQRVFATPIPAWYCRRCGEVMVAKEEWLPLDPTKTQPPVSCSCGSNEFEPEEDVLDTWMDSSISALHVTGWLNREDPRYPAQLRPQGHDIIRTWAFYTILRSMALVGVKPWETILINGMVLGEDGRKMSKSLNNFVIPEEVFEKNGADALRQWAALGGSPGSDVMFQWKEIVAAGRFQQKLWSIYRFAAPFASDTDAPLSQIDRWLLGELGALVSRVTDAMEAFQFDEAFRAIRAFTWEVLADDYIEIVKSRLYGPDSVERRAAQATLYRVLDVLCRLMAPFIPFITEEIYSSLTGKSVHTQSWPAIERYSSPEGALIREIAAAIRRYKAERGLALNAPLPGIEIYTEMDLETFDLSGVANAPVQLGKGQPEIESRAVAVKPVMRLIGPRYRDHAGKIIKKLTSMDPADLERMLASGPLEIEGAEITPEMVEIVRETLSRGEAVDVLRLDRATVVIRRSS
- the cyaB gene encoding class IV adenylate cyclase, producing MIEVEAKARAPEDAEERILQMGGVLEGLENHTDIYFRSPVRDFASSDEALRIRIKDDGAYLTYKGPKMDLKTKTRLELSVRVDDAATAEKLLESLGFSRFAVLRKRRAKYRLGDAIVAIDDVDGLGRFVEAEIAVDHDNPTDRARVLEIISSVGMGRPIRLSYLELIEIARSSAAASGNLGESPPAESEP
- a CDS encoding F420-dependent methylenetetrahydromethanopterin dehydrogenase — encoded protein: MFKIGFIKLGNIASSLVVDLALDEIAERTEIESKVVSHGPKMSRSEGERLAEEMRAWCPQLAVVVSPNAATPGPTAARNMLKGIPLIVVSDGPTKKESRDAMEAEGFGYIILPMDPLIGAKREFLDPAEMAIFNADALKVLSICGAVRLVQEEIDRAIASVAAGSPQLPHILATPELCAERMDFANPYARAKAIAALYMAQTAASIDAQACFRLKELEAIALAAAAGHEVIRAAARLADEARELEKSGDTVSRKPHARSGDLLVKRGLLEKPAKI
- a CDS encoding YkgJ family cysteine cluster protein, whose translation is MAMKLPPVKVRSAFDVRWLCHRFFAPICLEEKRRGEHLSLLRDHWSGREEEQRKIDLGERVSFDIALPIPARDRGFAETCEGVEFFWEIFKCRRCGRCCYTPGAGLVLEEGDIRRISGFLGSKKRLRSMCRKGEDGTWILKQPCPFYDRSDGCRIYEVRPLTCRLYPLHPPLRDMPFNLAVDSFCPAAREVAKKTLGWWAICEKHWAEIVKASQK
- a CDS encoding phosphoglycolate phosphatase, yielding MIEAVAVDIDGTLTDERRVLSPVSVSVIRELEVPVILVTGNTHCFTRAAAVLFGVRHFVAENGGVISSDDRIEIVGDRKMCDEAYEHLKERFGIKKFDSRYRLTDLVLIRGFDVDAASRYLESLNIPVDLVDTGFAIHIKNRGITKGTGLRRISERLGIPAESIAAIGDSPSDIPMMEISGFPAAVGNAHPSVKSAAMYVAERPFGEGFAEIIDHMRATGMI
- the radA gene encoding DNA repair and recombination protein RadA, which produces MKLLEDLPGVGPATAEKLREAGFTTIEAVAVASPGELVAAAEVGEATAAKIIAAAREAADIGGFETGDQVLERRKLVGKITTGSRNFDELLGGGMETQAIVELYGEFGSGKTQVAHQLAVNVQLPPELGGLNGSAIIIDTENTFRPERISQMVMGLRAIDDREWRPEDFLKNIHVARAYNSNHQILLAESAMELAESLRETEHPVRLLIVDSVTAHFRAEYVGRGTLADRQQKLNKHLHDLMRFADLNNALILVTNQVMAKPDTFFGDPTKPVGGHVLGHTATFRVYLRKSKGDKRIARLVDSPNLPDGEAVFSVTMEGLRD
- a CDS encoding OB-fold nucleic acid binding domain-containing protein, which translates into the protein MDEQLEEIFRQVSDRISIEDFEARVNEKVSLMGGLCDPLTAAMLVAHELGAGEILTRIKDIRPESGAVTFIGRVIQISEVREFSRSDGSTGKVASLTMGDETGMIKVTLWDDATDLISSGDIRVDQCLKVRGFPRLGRSGTEISIGRGCSIQEADRDIKVRVEPLKIAEIQPDMGEISIIAKIIDPGEAREFTRKDGSRGFVRSMLLGDETGSIGITLWNDHALIDVSEGDVLEVINCSSRERYGFVELQTSRYTVIRKSSSEVQYHERFTPIADLRVGEVCNIAGYLTGIGELREFQREDGTKGYVTSINVTDETGRVRVSLWGDLHRLLENADLGYRVEIMGGQVKNGWNGELEISCGRRSRITFAPPG